The nucleotide window AGCTTCGCTGGTGTTTACCAGTTCCCAGCATTCCTGGATATCGGAGGCGCCGCATACTTCTACTGCAGGGGTTTTGCCGGCTTTCATGGCAGCAACGGCCATAATGGTATGCCATTCCCAGGGAGTAGCGATGATCACCGCGTCGATGTCATCTCTTTTCAGCATGTTACGGAAATCATCCGGACCGTTGGTGTATTCAGCCACTTTCTTTTTGCCGCCATATACTTTGGTGATCATATCCCTTGCTTTAGGCACGGTATACGCTGTATCAGGATCAGCGAAAGCTACCACCTCTACGTCTTCCCTGTGGAGGCAGAGGCTGAGGTGACTCAGCCCGCGGGCGCCTACGCCAATAAGGCCAATTCTTACTTTGGGTTTCTTTTCGTTGGCAAATAGTTTTGCAGAGGAGCCGAGCATAGAGAGTCCTATACCTGCGGCCGCCGTGTTTTTGAGAAAACTTCTGCGATGCAGTGGTTGTTTATTCATTGTTCAGTTTTTAATAGCGTATAAAAGAATACGTTGGAGGGACTAAATTTATAAATTTTGTGTCGTGTAAACCAACTGCCCATCCCTTTTTCTTACATTTTTGTGATAAACGGCAGAAAGATAAAACGATTGAAGGTTAATATTCAATTAAGAAAGGAGAATAGCGGATCAGCTCCGGGCGGGAAGGATGATTATCTTCGCTGACATTAAATCGCGTGAAGGTATTGAGACGATCAGTTATCCGTAATTTATCCAGTGAAATGAAAAAGACCAATTTAGTATTAGCCGGTTTGCTGACCTGCAGTATGGCCATGGCACAGAAAATCCAGCCCTATGGCGCGTTGCCGTCCAAAGCGCAGGTAGCCTGGAACGACATGGAATATTACATGTTCATCCACTTTGGCCCCAACACCTTTACCAACAAGGAATGGGGACATGGGGATGAAGATCCGAAGGTATTTAACCCTACCCGCCTCGATGCCCGTCAGTGGGCCCGTACCGCCAAACTGGCCGGTATGAAAGGAATTGTGATCACTGCCAAACATCACGACGGTTTTTGTCTGTGGCCCAGCAAATACAGTACCCATACCGTTAGAGAAAGTGCCTGGAAAAACGGAAAGGGCGATGTGCTGGCTGAATTGTCTGCCGCCTGTAAGGAATACGGGCTGAAGTTCGGCGTATATCTCTCTCCGTGGGACCGTAACCACCCGGAATACGGCACCGCCAATTACAACCAGGTATTTGCCAACACCTTAAATGAGGTACTCTCCAGCTACGGCCCCGTTTTCGAACAGTGGTTCGACGGCGCCAACGGCGGCAATATCAAACAACCCTATGACTGGGACTTGTTCCACAAAGTGGTATATAAAAACCAGCCCAATGCCGTGATCTTCAGTGATGTGGGCCCTGGCTGCCGCTGGGTAGGCAATGAAAACGGCATCGCCGGCACTACCAACTGGAGCACCCTCAACGTAAAAGGTTTTTCACCAGGCCTTGGTGGCCCTCCCACCCAATCCCTCAACGAAGGCAATGAAGAAGGCGAAAAATGGGTGCCCGCAGAATGTGATGTGTCTATCCGCCCGGGATGGTTCTACAGCCCTGAAACAGATGATAAGGTGAAATCTGTGAACACACTACTGGACATCTACTACGGTTCCGTAGGCCGCAACGGCAACCTGATCCTCAACGTGCCCATCGACCGTGAAGGGGTGATCCATCCCAACGATTCCACCCGTCTGATGGAATTGCGCAAGGTGCTGGACGCTTCCTTTAAAACCAACCTGGCTAAAAAAGCGGTAGTAACGGCAACGGATACACGTAAAAATAGTGCGGAGGTCAAAGTGGCTCATCTGACAGATGGTAACAACAGCACTTATTGGGCTACCGCTGATAACGTCACCAAAACCACTATCAAACTGTCTTTCCCGAAACCTGTCACCTTTAACCGCCTGGTGCTGCAGGAATACATCGCCCTTGGGCAGCGTGTCAAAAGTTTCAGCGTAGATATCCTGGAGAACGGTAAGCGAAAAGAGATCGCGCGTGAAACCACTATCGGACACAAACGTATCCTGCGCCTGCCGGACTATACCACTACGGAGGTATATATTAATATAACAGATGCCAAAGCTTGTCCGGTGATCAGCGAAGTGCAGTTGTACGAAGCGCCCGGTATGCTGGCCACGCCGGAGATCCATCGGAACAAGGAAGGGCAGGTAGCCATCACCGCCGCCTCTGCTGATCCGGAAATACATTATACTACAGATGGTACCACACCAACATTGAATGCACCGTTGTATGTTCCGAAAGCACTGATCAGCCTGCCCGCTGGCGGCATGGTGAAAGCCAGAGCATTCCTGAGAAAAACGAACGCAGCCAGTCCGGAAGTGACAGCTGACTTTGACGTGGCTCCGGCCAAATGGCAAGTGATTTCAGCGGCCGGTAGTGCGGATGCAGGCAAAGCCATTGACGGCAATACAGCTACTGCATGGGTGTCTGACAAGGCTGCCCAATATCCGCATCAGCTGGAAGTAGACCTTGGTGAAACGCTGACCCTGAAAGGGTTTACCTACACACCCACTACCAACGATCACATCGGTGGAGTAATATATGGTTATGCTTTTTATACCAGCACAGATGGCAAAACCTGGGGACAGCCTGCAGCCACGGGCAGTTTCGCCAATATCAAAAACAACCCGGTACCACAGAAGGTGAGCTTTGCACCGGTAGCAGCCAGGTTTATCCGCCTGGTAGCACTTACTCCGGCCACGGAAAAAGAGAGCCGGGCAAGTATTGCAGAGCTGAGTGTGCTCACCAGATAATAGATAATTCTTTAAAGTGTAAGGCGGCTGGCCCCTGACGAGTTGGGCACAGCCGCCTTTTTGTTAACGGTTTGAAAAAAAACTATAACTCCCAAAAAAAATTCGATTGATTAAAAAGATATTGTTATAACTTTGCGGATAATCTAAACTAAAGACAATATTTATAACAATTTAACGCTGAACTGAAGTTGGAAAAAATCGCAACTCATACCAACATAGCCGCATATCATCCCGCCTTACATAAAGGGGTATATTCTGTTGGGTTCAATGTCTTTAGATTCCTTTCCCGACGACCCAGGATTTGATAGCGCTTGTCATATAACAACCGCTATCGCGCCAGGACTCCCATTCCTGGTGATGTTCCAGTAATGGAAGTCTTCAATGTAGTTTATTGATTCACGATTTCAATTTTAAAAGTTGGAAAATCAGCATATCATCGTTAGGGTAGCTACACCTGACGATATACACTATTCAAAAACCATCACTGATGAGATGGAAGCGTCTGCAAAAGCGCGTGGAACTGGTATTGCCAAACGTTCTCCGTCGTATGTAGAGCTTAAAATGCAGGAGGGCAAAGCTGTAATTGCAGTGACCGACAACGGTGACTGGGTGGGCTTTTGTTATATAGAAGCCTGGGGACATGGAAAATTTGTAGCCAATTCCGGGTTGATCGTGAATCCTGCTTTCCGTGGGCATGGCGTAGCCAAAGCCATCAAAAAGAAAATTTTTGAACTGTCACGCGAAAAGTACCCCGAGTCTAAAATCTTCGGTCTTACTACAGGACTGGCCGTTATGAAAATCAACTCCGAACTGGGATATGAACCTGTTACTTATTCTGAGCTGACAGATGATGAAGAGTTCTGGAAAGGCTGCCGTAGCTGTATCAATTTTGATATCCTCACCAGCAAACAACGGAAGAACTGTCTCTGTACTGCCATGCTCTACGATCCCGCTGAAAAACTGAAAGAAGCGGAAGAGCGTGCCATGGCTGATGCCAAAGCGAAAATGGAAGCACCTGTTAACCAACTCTCCGTGACGCCTGAAGGTCAGATCCATCAGGAAAAAAAACGTCGTGGATTTAAAGGAAACATAAAGCTCTACGATCGCTGGTTAAGATTTAAAAGATTTGTTTTGCTGAACAGCAAAAAAGAAGGTGGTGCTACCGGAACAAGAAAAAAATTCTTCCTGTTCTAACCACTATATAATTGTCTGAAATATTTGTTCTGGAAATAAAAAATGATGTCGTAAAATGAAAAAAGTAGTACTGGGATTCAGCGGAGGACTTGATACTTCCTATTGCGTTAAATATCTGACCAACGAAAAAGGATATGAGGTGCATTCGGTGATTGTAAACACAGGTGGTTTTTCGGATGAAGAACTGCAGGAAATTGAGAAACGCGCTTATAACCTGGGCGTTAAGAGTCACAAGACTGTTAATGCGGTCCGATCCTACTACGATGGCGTTATTAAATACCTGATCTTCGGTAACGTACTGAAAAATAATACCTATCCGTTGAGTGTAAGTGCTGAGCGTATGAGCCAGGCACTTGCCATCGCGGAATATGTAAAGGAAGTGGGTGCAGATGCTGTAGCACACGGCAGCACTGGTGCCGGTAATGACCAGGTTCGTTTTGACATGGTGTTCCATATTATGATCCCGAATGTGGAGATCATCACGCCTATCCGTGATATGAAACTGAGCCGTGAAGAAGAGATTACTTACCTGCGTTCCAAAGGTGTAGAAGTGAACTTCGAAAAGGCCATGTACTCTATCAACAAAGGCCTGTGGGGCACTTCCGTAGGTGGTAAGGAAACACTGACCTCCAACGGTATGCTGCCGGAAGAAGCCTGGCCTACACAGTTGACCAAACAAGGAGAAGAACAGGTAAAACTGACTTTTGAAAAAGGTGAACTGATTGGTATCAATGACCAAAAATTCTCACATCCTACAGAAGCGATTCAATATTTACAAACGATTGCCGGTCCGTTTGCCATCGGCCGTGATATTCACGTTGGCGATACCATCATCGGTATCAAAGGCCGTGTAGGCTTTGAAGCCGCTGCTCCGATGGTGATCATCAAAGCACACCACGCCCTCGAAAAACATGTGCTCACCAAATGGCAGCTGACCTGGAAAGACCAGCTGGCACAGTTTTACGGTAACTGGATGCACGAAGGTCAGATTATGGACCCTGTAATGCGTGACATCGAAGCTTTCCTGCAACATACTCAGGAAAACGTTTCCGGTGAAGTATTTGTAACCCTGATGCCTTACCGCTTCCAGGTTACCGGTATCCAATCTCCATACGATCTGATGAGCAGCAAGTTTGGTAAATACGGTGAGATGAACAGCGGCTGGAGCGGTGATGATGTAAGAGGCTTCAGCAAAATCTTCGGTAACCAGACTATGATCTGGCATCAGGTTAAACAATCTATCTAAACAAGTATTCACGACATGGCAAATGATAAAAAGATAAGGGCAGGAATCGTTGGAGGGGCTGGCTATACGGGCGGTGAGATGATCCGGCTTTTATTAAACCATCCGGATGTGTCTATTTCGTTTGTGCACAGCCGTAGTAACGCAGGCAATCCTTTGTATGCAGTACATGCCGACCTATTGGGTGAAACTGAGCGGTCTTTCACCGCTGAACTGAGCAATGATATTGATGTGATGTTCCTGTGTCTGGGGCATGGTGAATCCAGGAAATTCCTGGAAGCAACGCCAGTGGCTCCGCATGTGAAAATAATTGATCTGAGCCAGGATTTTCGTTTAGGCGAAAGCGTTGGAGAAAGGGAGTTCGTATACGGACTGCCGGAGCTGCAGCGGGAGAAAATCAAAACGGCCAGCAATATCGCCAATCCAGGTTGTTTTGCTACTGCTATCCAGTTGGGCATTCTGCCGCTGGCCAAAGCAGGTCTGCTGAAAGAAGTACATACCACCGGCATCACCGGTTCCACCGGCGCCGGCCAGAGTCTGCAGGCTACTTCCCATTTTACCTGGAGAGCCAACAACATGTCTACCTATAAAGTACTCAACCACCAGCACCTGAAGGAAATCCGACGAAGCCTGCAGCAGCTGCAGCCTGGCTTCGCAGAGGAAGTGAACTTTGTTCCGGTACGCGGCGATTTCCCCAGAGGTATCTGGGTAACGTCTTACCTGCAAAGCGACCTGACGCTGGAAGCAGCAGTACAGCTGTATAAAGACTTCTACGCCGGTCATCCTTTTACGCATGTCAGCGAAAAACAGATAGACCTGAAGCAGGTAGTCAATACCAACAAGGTGTTGATACAACTGGAGAAAGTGGGCAACAAACTGGTGATCCACTCTATCGAGGACAATCTGCTGAAAGGCGCTTCCGGTCAGGCTGTGCAGAATATGAACATCATGTGCGGACTGGATGAAACGGCCGGACTTAAACTGAAGTCCATCGTGTTTTAACCGTTTTGATCATTTTCAATTTTACATCACATCATGAAACTTTTCGACGTTTATCCCGTAAACGACATCATCATAGATAAAGCTGCCGGTTCCAATGTATGGGACGATAAAGGCAATGAATACCTGGATCTGTACGGCGGCCATGCCGTGATCTCTATTGGTCATACCCATCCGCATTATGTAAAACGTTTGACCGACCAGCTGCATAAAGTAGGCTTCTATTCCAACTCCGTGAAGATGCCTTTGCAGGAAGAGCTGGCAGCTCTCCTGGGCAAGGTTTCCGGTAAAACAGACTATCAGCTGTTTTTGTGCAACTCCGGTGCGGAAGCCAATGAAAACGCACTGAAGCTGGCTTCTTTCTATAATGGTAAAAAGAAAGTAATCGCTTTCCGCAAATCCTTCCACGGCAGAACTTCCCTGGCGGTAGCAGCTACCGACAATCCGAAGATCGTAGCGCCGGTGAATGAAACCGAAAACATAGTGTTTCTGCCATGGGCCGACGAAGCCGCGCTGGAAGAAGCTTTCAAACAACATGAGGTATCTTCTGTTATTATAGAGGGTATACAGGGAGTAGGTGGCATCAATGTGGCCAGCGAATCCTTCCTCCGTAAGATCCGGACTTTGTGCGATGCACATAACGCTGTGTTTATCGCGGATTCCGTGCAATGCGGTTATGGCAGGAGCGGTAAATTTTTCTCCCATGATTTTGCGGGTGTAGATGCTGACATCTATTCTATGGCAAAAGGTATGGGCAATGGTTTCCCGATAGGTGGCATTATCATCTCCCCTAAATTCAAACCGGTATACGGCATGCTGGGCACCACCTTTGGCGGTAACCACCTGGCTTGTGCAGCAGCACTGGCGGTGCTGGAAGTGATCGAAAGCGAAAAGCTGATCGACAACGCTGCTGCCGTAGGCAACTACCTGATGACAGAACTGAAAAAATTCTCTCAGGTAAAAGAAGTGAGAGGTCGTGGGCTCATGATCGGCATTGAGATGCCGGAAGAGCTGGCTCATGTAAGGAAAAACCTGCTGGGCGTACACAAAATCTTCACCGGTGAGGCGAAACCCAACGTAATCAGGTTGCTGCCATCTCTGGCACTGACCCAGGCACATGCAGATCAGTTTTTGGAAGCGTTTAGAAAAGAAGTCAAATAGCAATAATGAAGCAATTTATTTCAACAGCAGATGTTCCCAGTGTCCCGCGTTTGGTGGACATTGCCATGAACTACAAGAAAGATCCTTTCAGGGATAAGGAATTAGGAAAGAACAAAACGTTAGGAATGATTTTCCTGAATCCCAGTTTGCGAACACGATTAAGTACACAGGTAGCTGCTAAAAACCTGGGTATGGATGCTGTAGTGTTTAACATCGACAAGGAAGGATGGGCGCTGGAAATGAATGATGGCGTAGTGATGAATGGCAATACCACCGAGCACGTTAAAGAAGCTGCGGCTGTTATGGGACAGTATTTTGACATTCTGGCCATCCGTACTTTCCCTGGGTTGAAAAATAAAGAAGAAGATTATACCGAGAAATATATCAATCAGTTCATTAAATATGCCGGCGTACCGGTAGTGAGCCTGGAAAGTGCCACCCTGCATCCTTTGCAGAGCCTTACCGATGTGATCACCATCCGCGAAAACTGGCAGCAGGCCCGCAAACCTAAAGTGGTGATGACCTGGGCTCCGCATGTGAAAGCATTGCCACAGGCGGTTCCCAACTCTTTCGCCCAGTGGATGAATGCCTGGGGTGAAACAGATTTTGTGATCACTCATCCGGAAGGATATGAGCTGGATGAAAAATTCTCCGGTAACGCCCGTATCGAATACAACCAGGATAAAGCACTGGAAGATGCTGACTTCGTATATGTGAAGAACTGGTCTTCGTATAGTGATTACGGTAAGATCACCTGCACAGACAGCAATTGGATGGTGACCAACGATAAACTTAAAAATACCAATGCTGCCAAGGTAATGCACTGCCTGCCTGTAAGAAGGAATGTGGTGATTGCAGACGAAGTACTGGAC belongs to Chitinophaga sp. HK235 and includes:
- a CDS encoding alpha-L-fucosidase produces the protein MKKTNLVLAGLLTCSMAMAQKIQPYGALPSKAQVAWNDMEYYMFIHFGPNTFTNKEWGHGDEDPKVFNPTRLDARQWARTAKLAGMKGIVITAKHHDGFCLWPSKYSTHTVRESAWKNGKGDVLAELSAACKEYGLKFGVYLSPWDRNHPEYGTANYNQVFANTLNEVLSSYGPVFEQWFDGANGGNIKQPYDWDLFHKVVYKNQPNAVIFSDVGPGCRWVGNENGIAGTTNWSTLNVKGFSPGLGGPPTQSLNEGNEEGEKWVPAECDVSIRPGWFYSPETDDKVKSVNTLLDIYYGSVGRNGNLILNVPIDREGVIHPNDSTRLMELRKVLDASFKTNLAKKAVVTATDTRKNSAEVKVAHLTDGNNSTYWATADNVTKTTIKLSFPKPVTFNRLVLQEYIALGQRVKSFSVDILENGKRKEIARETTIGHKRILRLPDYTTTEVYINITDAKACPVISEVQLYEAPGMLATPEIHRNKEGQVAITAASADPEIHYTTDGTTPTLNAPLYVPKALISLPAGGMVKARAFLRKTNAASPEVTADFDVAPAKWQVISAAGSADAGKAIDGNTATAWVSDKAAQYPHQLEVDLGETLTLKGFTYTPTTNDHIGGVIYGYAFYTSTDGKTWGQPAATGSFANIKNNPVPQKVSFAPVAARFIRLVALTPATEKESRASIAELSVLTR
- a CDS encoding GNAT family N-acetyltransferase; this encodes MENQHIIVRVATPDDIHYSKTITDEMEASAKARGTGIAKRSPSYVELKMQEGKAVIAVTDNGDWVGFCYIEAWGHGKFVANSGLIVNPAFRGHGVAKAIKKKIFELSREKYPESKIFGLTTGLAVMKINSELGYEPVTYSELTDDEEFWKGCRSCINFDILTSKQRKNCLCTAMLYDPAEKLKEAEERAMADAKAKMEAPVNQLSVTPEGQIHQEKKRRGFKGNIKLYDRWLRFKRFVLLNSKKEGGATGTRKKFFLF
- the argG gene encoding argininosuccinate synthase, whose amino-acid sequence is MKKVVLGFSGGLDTSYCVKYLTNEKGYEVHSVIVNTGGFSDEELQEIEKRAYNLGVKSHKTVNAVRSYYDGVIKYLIFGNVLKNNTYPLSVSAERMSQALAIAEYVKEVGADAVAHGSTGAGNDQVRFDMVFHIMIPNVEIITPIRDMKLSREEEITYLRSKGVEVNFEKAMYSINKGLWGTSVGGKETLTSNGMLPEEAWPTQLTKQGEEQVKLTFEKGELIGINDQKFSHPTEAIQYLQTIAGPFAIGRDIHVGDTIIGIKGRVGFEAAAPMVIIKAHHALEKHVLTKWQLTWKDQLAQFYGNWMHEGQIMDPVMRDIEAFLQHTQENVSGEVFVTLMPYRFQVTGIQSPYDLMSSKFGKYGEMNSGWSGDDVRGFSKIFGNQTMIWHQVKQSI
- the argC gene encoding N-acetyl-gamma-glutamyl-phosphate reductase, which encodes MANDKKIRAGIVGGAGYTGGEMIRLLLNHPDVSISFVHSRSNAGNPLYAVHADLLGETERSFTAELSNDIDVMFLCLGHGESRKFLEATPVAPHVKIIDLSQDFRLGESVGEREFVYGLPELQREKIKTASNIANPGCFATAIQLGILPLAKAGLLKEVHTTGITGSTGAGQSLQATSHFTWRANNMSTYKVLNHQHLKEIRRSLQQLQPGFAEEVNFVPVRGDFPRGIWVTSYLQSDLTLEAAVQLYKDFYAGHPFTHVSEKQIDLKQVVNTNKVLIQLEKVGNKLVIHSIEDNLLKGASGQAVQNMNIMCGLDETAGLKLKSIVF
- a CDS encoding aspartate aminotransferase family protein → MKLFDVYPVNDIIIDKAAGSNVWDDKGNEYLDLYGGHAVISIGHTHPHYVKRLTDQLHKVGFYSNSVKMPLQEELAALLGKVSGKTDYQLFLCNSGAEANENALKLASFYNGKKKVIAFRKSFHGRTSLAVAATDNPKIVAPVNETENIVFLPWADEAALEEAFKQHEVSSVIIEGIQGVGGINVASESFLRKIRTLCDAHNAVFIADSVQCGYGRSGKFFSHDFAGVDADIYSMAKGMGNGFPIGGIIISPKFKPVYGMLGTTFGGNHLACAAALAVLEVIESEKLIDNAAAVGNYLMTELKKFSQVKEVRGRGLMIGIEMPEELAHVRKNLLGVHKIFTGEAKPNVIRLLPSLALTQAHADQFLEAFRKEVK
- a CDS encoding N-acetylornithine carbamoyltransferase, with protein sequence MKQFISTADVPSVPRLVDIAMNYKKDPFRDKELGKNKTLGMIFLNPSLRTRLSTQVAAKNLGMDAVVFNIDKEGWALEMNDGVVMNGNTTEHVKEAAAVMGQYFDILAIRTFPGLKNKEEDYTEKYINQFIKYAGVPVVSLESATLHPLQSLTDVITIRENWQQARKPKVVMTWAPHVKALPQAVPNSFAQWMNAWGETDFVITHPEGYELDEKFSGNARIEYNQDKALEDADFVYVKNWSSYSDYGKITCTDSNWMVTNDKLKNTNAAKVMHCLPVRRNVVIADEVLDGPNSIVIQEAGNRVWAAQAVLSEILKG